A single genomic interval of Octopus bimaculoides isolate UCB-OBI-ISO-001 chromosome 22, ASM119413v2, whole genome shotgun sequence harbors:
- the LOC106874451 gene encoding casein kinase I isoform X3, giving the protein MELRVGNKYRLGRKIGSGSFGDIYLGTDISNGEEVAIKLECVKTKHPQLHIESKIYKMMQGGVGIPTIKWGGAEGDYNVMVMELLGPSLEDLFNFCSRKFSPKTVLLLADQLISRIEYIHSKNFIHRDVKPDNFLMGLGKKGNLVYIIDFGLAKKYRDPRSHQHISYRENKNLTGTARYASINTHLGIEQSRRDDMESLGYVFMYFLRGSLPWQGLKAATKRQKYERISEKKMSTPIEELCKGFPSEFATYLNFCRSLRFDDKPDYSYLRQLFRNLFHRQGFTYDYVFDWNLLKFGGRSNDDFDRDRKMYSSTARGLQGTTTAGRMRSDQVAVAASPSGDYGNFRLKKKY; this is encoded by the exons GTACTGATATATCTAATGGTGAGGAAGTGGCAATCAAATTAGAATGTGTGAAAACAAAACACCCACAGCTACACATAGAAAGCAAAATCTACAAAATGATGCAAGGTGGAG TAGGAATTCCCACAATCAAATGGGGTGGTGCTGAAGGCGATTACAATGTCATGGTCATGGAGCTTCTTGGTCCCAGTCTTGAAGATCTATTTAATTTCTGTTCAAGAAAATTCAGTCCAAAAACTGTGCTTTTGCTTGCAGATCAGTTG ATAAGTCGGATTGAGTACATTCATTCAAAGAATTTCATCCATCGAGATGTCAAACCAGATAATTTTCTCATGGGATTAGGGAAAAAGGGAAATTTAGTATATATTATTGACTTTGGACTTGCTAAAAAGTACAGGGATCCAAGGTCTCACCAACATATTTCTTATCgagaaaataaaaacttaacTGGCACAGCAAGATATGCtagtataaacacacatttagGAATAG AGCAAAGTAGACGAGATGACATGGAATCATTAGgatatgttttcatgtattttttgAGAGGAAGCTTGCCATGGCAGGGATTGAAAGCAGCAACCAAAcgacaaaaatatgaaagaattagTGAAAAGAAAATGTCAACACCTATTGAAGAGCTTTGTAAAGGATTTCCTT cgGAATTTGCAACATACTTAAATTTCTGTCGGTCCTTACGGTTTGACGATAAACCAGATTATTCCTATTTGAGGCAGCTATTTAGAAATCTCTTCCATCGTCAAGGATTTACTTATGATTATGTCTTTGACTGGAACTTGCTAAAATTT GGAGGTAGGTCAAATGATGATTTTGATAGAGATCGCAAAATGTACAGCTCGACAGCTAGAGGATTACAAGGTACGACCACTGCTGGCCGTATGCGATCTGATCAAGTAGCTGTTGCAGCCTCCCCCAGTGGCGATTATGGCA